The Miscanthus floridulus cultivar M001 chromosome 7, ASM1932011v1, whole genome shotgun sequence genome includes a region encoding these proteins:
- the LOC136467412 gene encoding cyclin-T1-2-like isoform X1 — protein MDGAPRILEKSSHECIHSWYFTREELEKFSPSRKDGITENKESEIRHLYCSFIRDVGIRLKLPQMTLATAVMLCHRFYLHQSLAKNGWQTVATVCVFLASKVEDTPCPLDHVVRVAYETMYRRDTAAAQRIRQKDVFEKQKVLILIGERLLLTTIRFDFNIQHPYRPLFDAMQNLGINQKEVKQVAWNFVNDWLKTTLCLQYKPQYIAAGSLYLAAKLHNIKLPLHGVHVWWHQFDVAPKPLEAVIHQMMELAAVKKLMPARPNPVKQKDTLCEAKLSLSNSPDSVLNQSSLLISSSSPDISEPSDHVQVDSCQYLISSHTGDCRVSGPDSSSLNTCANINVSCKAHDEESLDHALITKLDNGMMPSSNQTSLDATVGTEGSAEYMKQDASQCNDFNVRVNDESLNQVSINQHGDGVPLPDVVSLDAKVDKESSWCLEPLIANSGCCTDSVNVDSLCTDQRLADAASGPTDDAPSVLLAKVESDTLSAKLGNIDVARIKGLLMKRKSRREIQEQAIALDGLSEEAWIERELESGIVTKQQEANCAANAISDELSDEAWIERELESGIVVGPRNEQAITFDGLSENDWIERELESGIIVEPAPAIKKRKLESSC, from the exons ATGGATGGGGCACCCAGGATCCTTGAGAAATCATCACATGAATGCATTCACTCTTGGTACTTCACCAGGGAAGAACTAGAGAAATTTTCTCCATCAAGGAAAGATGGTATTACTGAAAACAAGGAGTCAGAAATTCGGCATTTATATTGTTCATTTATCCGGGATGTTGGCATCAGGCTGAAGCT ACCTCAGATGACACTAGCAACAGCAGTCATGCTTTGCCATCGTTTCTATTTACATCAGTCCCTTGCCAAAAATGGATGGCAG ACAGTTGCAACAGTATGTGTATTTCTGGCGTCGAAAGTTGAAGATACTCCTTGCCCCCTGGACCATGTAGTTAGAGTAGCCTATGAAACAATGTATAGGCGGGACACTGCTGCGGCTCAAAGGATCCGCCAGAAG GATGTTTTTGAGAAGCAGAAAGTGCTCATTTTGATCGGAGAGAGATTGCTTCTTACAACTATTCGATTTGATTTCAACATTCAGCATCCTTATAGACCACTTTTTGATGCTATGCAAAATCTTGGCATCAATCAAAAAGAAGTGAAACAAGTAGCATGGAACTTTGTGAATGATTG GCTTAAAACAACATTGTGCCTACAGTATAAACCCCAGTACATAGCTGCTGGTTCCCTTTACCTGGCTGCAAAGCTTCACAATATCAAGCTTCCTTTGCATGGAGTGCATGTTTGGTGGCACCAATTTGATGTTGCGCCAAAGCCTCTGGAAG CTGTCATTCATCAAATGATGGAGCTTGCGGCTGTGAAGAAATTGATGCCTGCTCGTCCCAATCCGGTTAAGCAAAAGGACACTTTATGTGAAGCTAAACTGAGCTTATCTAATAGCCCAGACTCTGTGTTGAATCAATCAAGCTTGTTAATAAGCAGCTCAAGCCCTGATATTAGCGAGCCCAGTGACCACGTGCAGGTGGATTCCTGTCAATACTTGATAAGCAGTCACACGGGTGATTGTAGGGTCTCAGGTCCTGACAGCAGTTCGTTGAATACTTGTGCTAATATAAATGTTTCTTGTAAAGCACATGATGAAGAGAGCTTGGATCATGCCTTAATAACCAAACTTGACAATGGGATGATGCCTTCTAGTAATCAGACATCATTAGATGCTACTGTAGGCACTGAGGGCAGTGCTGAATATATGAAGCAGGATGCAAGCCAGTGTAATGACTTCAATGTCAGAGTCAATGACGAAAGCTTGAACCAGGTGTCAATAAATCAGCATGGTGATGGTGTCCCATTGCCTGATGTGGTATCACTGGATGCCAAGGTGGACAAGGAAAGCAGTTGGTGTTTGGAACCATTGATTGCAAACTCCGGTTGCTGTACTGACAGTGTTAATGTGGATAGCTTGTGCACTGATCAGAGATTGGCTGATGCTGCTTCAGGCCCCACAGATGATGCACCATCCGTGCTGCTGGCCAAGGTGGAGTCTGATACTTTGAGTGCAAAGCTTGGAAATATTGATGTTGCCAGGATAAAAGGTTTATTGATGAAGAGGAAGAGCCGGAGGGAGATCCAAGAGCAAGCCATTGCTTTAGATGGCCTCAGTGAAGAAGCCTGGATTGAGAGAGAGCTCGAGTCTGGGATTGTTACAAAACAACAAGAAGCCAATTGTGCTGCCAATGCCATCTCAGATGAGCTAAGTGACGAAGCCTGGATTGAGAGAGAGCTCGAGTCAGGGATTGTGGTAGGACCAAGAAATGAGCAGGCAATCACTTTTGATGGTTTGAGCGAAAATGATTGGATCGAGAGGGAGCTTGAGTCTGGGATCATTGTTGAGCCAGCACCTGCTATCAAGAAGCGGAAGCTGGAGTCAAGCTGTTAG
- the LOC136463933 gene encoding NAC domain-containing protein 7-like has translation MDTFSHVPPGFRFHPTEEELVDYYLRKKVASNKIDLDVIKDVDLYKIEPWDLQEKCKIGMEEQNEWYFFSHNDKKYPTGSRTNRATTAGFWKATGRDKPIYTKSCLVGMRKTLVFYRGRAPNGQKSDWIMHEYRLETTENGTAPEEGWVVCRVFKKRVATVQRMADGAPWFDDHVAGGFMPDLISSPRQLMHHHHPAAAVYSGGQQQLYHCKPELEYHHLLPSQDAFLQQLPQLESPKPPPAYIAAQGSCSLQSPDDEASGYAAQQPPLMEAAYMDDSVTDWRVLDKFVASQLFSHGDGTTKEAGYPSPAQVFQAENKQPEEALDYASTSASAGGEANMWK, from the exons ATGGACACTTTCTCTCATGTTCCCCCTGGATTCCGTTTCCACCCCACCGAAGAGGAACTCGTCGACTACTACCTCAGGAAGAAGGTGGCGTCCAACAAGATCGACCTTGACGTCATAAAAGACGTCGATCTGTACAAAATTGAGCCTTGGGATCTCCAAG AGAAGTGCAAGATTGGGATGGAGGAGCAGAACGAGTGGTACTTCTTCAGCCACAATGACAAGAAGTACCCGACGGGCTCTCGCACCAACCGGGCGACCACCGCCGGGTTCTGGAAGGCGACGGGGCGCGACAAGCCCATCTACACCAAGAGCTGCCTCGTCGGGATGAGGAAGACGCTCGTCTTCTACAGGGGCCGCGCGCCCAATGGCCAGAAGTCCGACTGGATCATGCACGAGTACCGCCTCGAGACCACCGAGAACGGGACCGCTCCT GAGGAAGGATGGGTGGTCTGCAGGGTGTTCAAGAAGCGAGTGGCGACCGTGCAGAGGATGGCCGACGGCGCGCCGTGGTTCGACGACCACGTCGCCGGCGGGTTCATGCCGGACCTCATTAGCTCGCCGAGGCAGCTGATGCACCACCACCATCCGGCAGCGGCGGTGTACAGCGGCGGCCAGCAGCAGCTCTACCACTGCAAGCCGGAGCTGGAGTACCACCACCTTCTGCCCAGCCAAGACGCCTTCTTGCAGCAGCTCCCTCAGTTGGAGAGCCCCAAGCCTCCTCCCGCCTACATTGCCGCCCAAGGCAGCTGCAGCCTCCAGTCCCCCGACGACGAGGCCTCTGGGTACGCAGCGCAGCAACCGCCCCTGATGGAGGCCGCTTACATGGACGACTCGGTCACTGATTGGAGAGTGCTCGACAAGTTCGTCGCGTCTCAGCTCTTCAGCCACGGCGATGGCACAACGAAAGAGGCCGGTTACCCCAGTCCGGCGCAGGTGTTTCAGGCTGAGAACAAGCAACCGGAAGAAGCACTGGACTACGCTTCCACATCTGCCTCTGCTGGCGGCGAGGCCAACATGTGGAAATAG
- the LOC136467412 gene encoding cyclin-T1-2-like isoform X2: MYRRDTAAAQRIRQKDVFEKQKVLILIGERLLLTTIRFDFNIQHPYRPLFDAMQNLGINQKEVKQVAWNFVNDWLKTTLCLQYKPQYIAAGSLYLAAKLHNIKLPLHGVHVWWHQFDVAPKPLEAVIHQMMELAAVKKLMPARPNPVKQKDTLCEAKLSLSNSPDSVLNQSSLLISSSSPDISEPSDHVQVDSCQYLISSHTGDCRVSGPDSSSLNTCANINVSCKAHDEESLDHALITKLDNGMMPSSNQTSLDATVGTEGSAEYMKQDASQCNDFNVRVNDESLNQVSINQHGDGVPLPDVVSLDAKVDKESSWCLEPLIANSGCCTDSVNVDSLCTDQRLADAASGPTDDAPSVLLAKVESDTLSAKLGNIDVARIKGLLMKRKSRREIQEQAIALDGLSEEAWIERELESGIVTKQQEANCAANAISDELSDEAWIERELESGIVVGPRNEQAITFDGLSENDWIERELESGIIVEPAPAIKKRKLESSC, encoded by the exons ATGTATAGGCGGGACACTGCTGCGGCTCAAAGGATCCGCCAGAAG GATGTTTTTGAGAAGCAGAAAGTGCTCATTTTGATCGGAGAGAGATTGCTTCTTACAACTATTCGATTTGATTTCAACATTCAGCATCCTTATAGACCACTTTTTGATGCTATGCAAAATCTTGGCATCAATCAAAAAGAAGTGAAACAAGTAGCATGGAACTTTGTGAATGATTG GCTTAAAACAACATTGTGCCTACAGTATAAACCCCAGTACATAGCTGCTGGTTCCCTTTACCTGGCTGCAAAGCTTCACAATATCAAGCTTCCTTTGCATGGAGTGCATGTTTGGTGGCACCAATTTGATGTTGCGCCAAAGCCTCTGGAAG CTGTCATTCATCAAATGATGGAGCTTGCGGCTGTGAAGAAATTGATGCCTGCTCGTCCCAATCCGGTTAAGCAAAAGGACACTTTATGTGAAGCTAAACTGAGCTTATCTAATAGCCCAGACTCTGTGTTGAATCAATCAAGCTTGTTAATAAGCAGCTCAAGCCCTGATATTAGCGAGCCCAGTGACCACGTGCAGGTGGATTCCTGTCAATACTTGATAAGCAGTCACACGGGTGATTGTAGGGTCTCAGGTCCTGACAGCAGTTCGTTGAATACTTGTGCTAATATAAATGTTTCTTGTAAAGCACATGATGAAGAGAGCTTGGATCATGCCTTAATAACCAAACTTGACAATGGGATGATGCCTTCTAGTAATCAGACATCATTAGATGCTACTGTAGGCACTGAGGGCAGTGCTGAATATATGAAGCAGGATGCAAGCCAGTGTAATGACTTCAATGTCAGAGTCAATGACGAAAGCTTGAACCAGGTGTCAATAAATCAGCATGGTGATGGTGTCCCATTGCCTGATGTGGTATCACTGGATGCCAAGGTGGACAAGGAAAGCAGTTGGTGTTTGGAACCATTGATTGCAAACTCCGGTTGCTGTACTGACAGTGTTAATGTGGATAGCTTGTGCACTGATCAGAGATTGGCTGATGCTGCTTCAGGCCCCACAGATGATGCACCATCCGTGCTGCTGGCCAAGGTGGAGTCTGATACTTTGAGTGCAAAGCTTGGAAATATTGATGTTGCCAGGATAAAAGGTTTATTGATGAAGAGGAAGAGCCGGAGGGAGATCCAAGAGCAAGCCATTGCTTTAGATGGCCTCAGTGAAGAAGCCTGGATTGAGAGAGAGCTCGAGTCTGGGATTGTTACAAAACAACAAGAAGCCAATTGTGCTGCCAATGCCATCTCAGATGAGCTAAGTGACGAAGCCTGGATTGAGAGAGAGCTCGAGTCAGGGATTGTGGTAGGACCAAGAAATGAGCAGGCAATCACTTTTGATGGTTTGAGCGAAAATGATTGGATCGAGAGGGAGCTTGAGTCTGGGATCATTGTTGAGCCAGCACCTGCTATCAAGAAGCGGAAGCTGGAGTCAAGCTGTTAG
- the LOC136467413 gene encoding thylakoid lumenal protein TL20.3, chloroplastic-like yields the protein MTPASTSPFAATAVVPTNLSSFSRCPPRRLPRVSCPAAPVRGGGNASNAPPAPPQQPRWRAAVSAALAAAVVAASMPAYADLNRFEAEQPGEFGIGSAAQFGSADLKKAVHVNENFRRANFTSADMRESDFSGSTFNGAYLEKAVAYKANFTGADLSDTLMDRMVLNEANLTNAVLVRSVLTRSDLGGAIIEGADFSDAVIDLPQKQALCKYASGTNPITGVSTRKSLGCGNSRRNAYGSPSSPLLSAPPQKLLDRDGFCDPATGMCDAN from the exons ATGACTCCCGCATCCACCTCCCCTTTCGCTGCCACCGCCGTCGTACCCACGAACCTATCTTCCTTCTCTCGCTGCCCCCCTCGCCGCCTCCCGCGCGTCTCCTGCCCGGCGGCGCCCGTACGCGGGGGCGGCAATGCGTCGAACgccccgccggcgccgccgcagcAGCCGAGGTGGCGCGCCGCGGTATCCGCCGCGCTCGCGGCGGCCGTGGTCGCCGCCTCGATGCCAGCTTACGCGGACCTGAACAGGTTCGAGGCCGAGCAGCCGGGCGAGTTTGGCATTGGCTCCGCCGCGCAGTTCGGCTCGGCCGACCTCAA GAAGGCTGTCCACGTTAACGAGAACTTCAG GCGGGCCAACTTCACATCCGCTGATATGAGAGAGTCGGATTTCAGTGGTTCCACATTCAATGGTGCCTATCTTGAAAAGGCTGTTGCTTATAAGGCAAATTTCACGG GTGCCGATTTGAGCGATACATTAATGGACCGCATG GTTCTAAATGAGGCTAACCTTACAAATGCTGTCCTTGTACGGTCAGTCCTAACACGTAGTGATCTTGGAGGAGCGATCATTGAAGGTGCTGACTTCAGTGATGCTGTTATTGACCTACCACAGAAACAG GCATTATGCAAATATGCAAGTGGGACCAACCCCATAACAGGGGTAAGCACCCGAAAAAGCCTAGGATGTGGCAATAGCCGTCGAAACGCATATGGGAGCCCTTCATCCCCTCTATTGAGTGCCCCGCCACAAAAGCTTCTTGACCGAGATGGTTTCTGTGATCCAGCTACTGGTATGTGCGATGCAAACTGA